Proteins encoded together in one Xyrauchen texanus isolate HMW12.3.18 chromosome 50, RBS_HiC_50CHRs, whole genome shotgun sequence window:
- the b3gnt7 gene encoding UDP-GlcNAc:betaGal beta-1,3-N-acetylglucosaminyltransferase 7, whose translation MSISYDHTPDCLMRDHPSIAREADLFKMNKTQTRLSLKMMTTRERWRVYRRISLMFFLAIVTLTVVQKGNINSLQDLQTESIERQTRMELMAENNLQEKGHLLAPLNFWKNKVQKVEATTEHTRITQDQGPTTWDITYSNCSANLNFSSSEWFTGLEPNFKQFLLYRHCRYFPILMNHPEKCAGDIELLMVIKSVITQYDRREVIRKTWGKEQVINGKRIKTLFLLGTSSDDKERANHQKLLEYEDYIFGDILQWDFMDSFFNLTLKEIHFLKWFTTYCSKTRYIFKGDDDVFVSVPNILEYLEDSQDMGKIFVGDVLLKAKPIRKKDNKYYIPHALYNKTHYPPYAGGGGFLMGGPLARKLYGACETLDLYPIDDVFLGMCLEVLAVAPIKHDAFKTFGLVKNKASKLNREPCFFRSMIVVHKLLPPDLINMWELVNSDLVCAEKIDIL comes from the exons ATGTCTATTTCCTACGATCACACACCGGACTGCCTGATGAGAGACCATCCATCCATCGCAAGAGAAGCAGAcctgtttaaaatgaataaaacacagaCAAGACTAAGTCTCAAAAT GATGACCACCAGAGAGCGATGGCGAGTTTACAGGCGCATTAGCCTCATGTTCTTCTTGGCCATAGTGACACTTACCGTCGTCCAGAAAGGAAACATCAACTCATTACAAGACTTACAGACAGAAAGCATTGAGAGACAGACACGTATGGAGCTCATGGCAGAAAACAATCTGCAGGAAAAGGGTCACCTTTTGGCTCCATTGAACTTCTGGAAAAATAAGGTGCAAAAAGTGGAGGCCACCACAGAACATACCAGAATCACCCAAGACCAAGGTCCCACAACCTGGGATATCACCTATTCCAACTGCAGCGCCAACCTCAACTTCTCTTCTTCTGAGTGGTTCAcaggacttgaacccaatttCAAGCAATTCCTGCTCTACAGGCACTGCAGATACTTCCCTATCCTTATGAATCATCCAGAAAAGTGTGCTGGGGATATCGAGTTGTTGATGGTCATCAAATCGGTAATAACGCAATACGATCGAAGGGAGGTGATTAGGAAAACCTGGGGCAAAGAGCAAGTAATAAACGGCAAAAGAATCAAAACCCTCTTCCTTCTTGGGACATCTTCCGATGACAAAGAGAGGGCGAACCACCAGAAGCTTCTGGAATATGAGGATTACATTTTTGGAGACATCCTACAATGGGACTTCATGGATAGCTTCTTCAACCTTACCCTCAAGGAGATCCACTTCCTGAAATGGTTCACCACCTACTGCAGCAAAACCCGCTACATCTTCAAAGGAGACGATGATGTGTTTGTCAGCGTTCCCAACATCTTGGAGTACCTGGAAGACAGCCAAGACATGGGCAAAATCTTTGTTGGCGATGTTCTCTTAAAAGCCAAGCCCATTCGCAAAAAGGACAACAAGTACTACATCCCACATGCCTTGTATAATAAGACCCACTACCCACCGTATGCTGGTGGAGGCGGTTTCTTGATGGGCGGCCCTCTTGCACGTAAACTCTACGGAGCATGTGAAACTCTGGACCTCTATCCCATTGATGATGTGTTTCTTGGGATGTGTCTGGAGGTGCTTGCAGTGGCCCCAATAAAACACGATGCCTTCAAAACATTTGGGCTGGTCAAGAATAAAGCCAGTAAGCTGAATAGAGAGCCATGCTTTTTTAGGAGCATGATAGTGGTACATAAATTGCTCCCTCCAGATCTCATAAACATGTGGGAACTGGTCAATAGTGACTTGGTCTGTGCggaaaaaattgacattttatag